A stretch of the Bacillus licheniformis DSM 13 = ATCC 14580 genome encodes the following:
- a CDS encoding glycoside hydrolase family 65 protein: MANQRLFEIDQWKIKTNKFEKEHKRLQESLTSLANGYMGIRGNFEESYSGESLKGTYIAGVWFPDKTRVGWWKNGYPEYFGKVINAMNFIGIDVYVDDEKVDLSQNDIESFELELNMKEGILRRSAVVRVNQKAVKISSERFLSLDVPQLCAIHYEAECLSDEAVITLVPYLDGNVANEDANFEERFWQEEAKGAESHRGHLVTKTIENPFGTPRFTVAASMCNVTEGYVSEHFQTDAMYAENRYCYEVGPGTKASLKKLIIVTTSRDFEEAELLVQGRALLADVLRQGYEEAKRRHTEHWMERWAKADIEIKGDDELQQGIRYNLFQLFSTYYGADSRLNIGPKGFTGEKYGGAAYWDTEAYAVPMYLATAEPEVTKNLLLYRYHHLEAAKRNAAKLGLKGALYPMVTFTGDECHNEWEITFEEIHRNGAICYAIYNYVNYTGDRDYMKEYGIDVLVEISRFWADRVHFSKRNNKYMIHGVTGPNEYENNVNNNWYTNLIASWTLEYTLENLAILPEEKRRRLDVREAEIEKWKDIIERMYYPYSEELNVFIQHDTFLDKELQAADELEPGDRPLYQNWSWDKILRSSFIKQADVLQGIYFFNHRFTMEEKRRNFEFYEPMTVHESSLSPSVHAVLAAELKMEKKALELYKRTARLDLDNYNHDTEEGLHITSMTGSWLAIVQGFAGMRTQDEKLSFAPFLPKEWDGYSFNINYRDRLINVQVEENSVVFSLLKGEPLSMTVYGEQIALNGRYERRMAR, translated from the coding sequence ATGGCAAATCAGCGGCTATTTGAGATCGACCAGTGGAAAATCAAAACAAACAAATTTGAAAAGGAACATAAACGGCTTCAGGAAAGTCTGACATCCTTGGCGAACGGATATATGGGAATCAGGGGGAATTTTGAAGAAAGCTATTCAGGCGAAAGTCTCAAAGGCACATATATCGCAGGGGTTTGGTTCCCTGACAAAACGCGTGTCGGCTGGTGGAAAAACGGCTATCCCGAATATTTCGGGAAAGTGATCAATGCGATGAATTTCATCGGAATTGATGTATATGTAGACGACGAAAAAGTCGACCTCAGCCAAAACGACATCGAATCGTTTGAATTGGAGCTTAATATGAAAGAAGGCATCTTGCGGAGAAGCGCTGTCGTCCGTGTGAATCAAAAGGCTGTCAAAATTTCGTCCGAGCGCTTTCTTAGCCTCGATGTCCCGCAACTGTGCGCGATCCATTATGAAGCGGAATGCCTGAGCGATGAAGCGGTCATCACGCTTGTTCCTTATCTTGATGGAAATGTCGCAAATGAGGATGCCAATTTCGAAGAGCGGTTTTGGCAGGAAGAAGCGAAAGGCGCCGAATCTCATCGCGGCCATCTTGTGACGAAAACGATTGAGAATCCGTTTGGAACCCCGCGTTTTACGGTGGCTGCTTCTATGTGCAATGTGACGGAAGGATATGTCAGCGAGCATTTTCAAACGGATGCAATGTACGCGGAAAACCGCTACTGTTACGAAGTGGGACCGGGAACAAAGGCTTCTTTAAAGAAATTGATCATTGTCACAACGTCCCGGGATTTTGAAGAAGCAGAGCTTTTAGTACAGGGCAGGGCGCTTTTGGCGGATGTTCTTCGGCAGGGATATGAAGAAGCGAAGCGGAGGCATACCGAACATTGGATGGAAAGGTGGGCAAAAGCGGACATTGAAATTAAAGGGGATGATGAGCTTCAGCAGGGCATCCGGTACAACCTCTTTCAGCTCTTCTCGACATACTACGGAGCCGATTCACGCTTAAACATCGGGCCGAAAGGATTTACCGGCGAGAAATACGGAGGAGCCGCCTATTGGGATACTGAGGCGTACGCCGTTCCGATGTATTTGGCGACGGCAGAGCCGGAGGTGACGAAGAATCTGCTTTTGTACCGCTATCATCATTTGGAGGCAGCAAAACGGAATGCCGCCAAACTGGGGCTGAAAGGAGCCCTTTATCCGATGGTCACCTTCACAGGCGATGAATGCCACAATGAATGGGAGATCACCTTCGAAGAAATTCACCGCAACGGCGCGATCTGTTATGCGATCTACAATTATGTCAATTATACAGGCGACCGGGACTACATGAAAGAATACGGGATAGACGTTCTCGTCGAAATCAGCAGATTTTGGGCGGACCGCGTCCACTTCTCAAAACGAAACAATAAATACATGATCCACGGCGTCACAGGGCCGAATGAATATGAAAACAATGTCAACAACAACTGGTATACGAACTTGATTGCGTCATGGACGCTTGAGTACACGCTCGAAAACCTCGCTATCCTCCCGGAGGAAAAACGCCGCCGGCTTGATGTACGGGAAGCCGAAATCGAGAAATGGAAGGATATCATCGAGCGAATGTACTATCCATACAGTGAGGAATTAAATGTTTTTATTCAGCATGATACTTTCCTGGATAAAGAGCTTCAGGCAGCGGATGAGCTTGAACCGGGTGACCGTCCGCTCTATCAGAACTGGTCATGGGATAAAATTCTCCGCTCCAGTTTTATTAAGCAGGCTGATGTTCTGCAAGGCATTTATTTCTTTAATCACCGATTTACAATGGAAGAAAAACGTCGCAACTTTGAATTTTATGAACCGATGACAGTTCATGAATCGAGCCTTTCGCCATCTGTCCATGCGGTGCTGGCGGCTGAGCTCAAAATGGAAAAGAAAGCGCTCGAACTGTATAAGCGTACAGCGAGGCTTGATCTGGATAATTACAATCATGACACCGAGGAAGGGCTTCATATCACTTCGATGACCGGAAGCTGGCTCGCCATCGTGCAAGGATTTGCCGGCATGCGCACTCAGGATGAGAAGCTGTCTTTTGCTCCGTTTCTGCCGAAGGAATGGGACGGTTATTCGTTCAACATCAATTATCGAGACCGGCTAATCAATGTGCAGGTAGAGGAAAACAGCGTCGTTTTCAGTCTTTTAAAAGGAGAACCGCTTTCTATGACAGTTTATGGAGAACAGATCGCACTGAACGGACGGTATGAAAGGAGGATGGCCCGATGA
- a CDS encoding PD40 domain-containing protein codes for MKKVSVVLLAAVILAAGAFAAVRYFVPEKAEPAKSGGSDLLVSITDQKLMTAYYENQNKLYEEKMTDYPAMALDRKKRILYYTNTDNSNVKHLIRLDLQSGKKTTLYSGDEYVDGLSLSADGSKLFMRYNLAEERNFHLASFDLKQKAFHVIYPSLKNKDETVSYYQYNKADNQFVMLHYSLKEDYQKTDDANNKGVPPEPTNMNISMAGVKDRQKVRTIAKFINDVAISPDGKTIVFTESADDQKAIYAMDAETKKYKAIISDQQAFSLVDSAQPQFSKDGKKLYFLAEAKDAKLLEDETGSEARVRTIYSYDMDTKKVSKAWEKTNGIINTFTVIDE; via the coding sequence ATGAAAAAAGTTTCAGTTGTTTTGTTGGCGGCAGTCATTTTAGCCGCAGGCGCATTTGCGGCCGTCCGCTATTTCGTCCCGGAAAAAGCGGAGCCGGCAAAGAGCGGCGGTTCAGACCTGCTTGTATCGATAACCGATCAGAAGCTGATGACCGCTTACTATGAAAATCAAAATAAGCTGTATGAAGAAAAGATGACGGATTATCCGGCTATGGCATTAGACCGGAAAAAACGAATTCTTTACTATACAAACACCGATAACAGCAATGTGAAGCATTTGATCAGGCTGGATTTACAGTCGGGCAAAAAAACAACCCTATATTCAGGAGATGAATATGTCGACGGGCTCAGTTTATCGGCGGACGGTTCGAAGCTGTTCATGAGATACAACCTTGCGGAGGAGAGGAATTTTCACCTTGCTTCCTTTGATTTAAAACAAAAGGCGTTTCATGTCATCTATCCATCGTTGAAAAACAAGGACGAAACTGTCAGCTACTATCAGTACAACAAAGCTGACAATCAATTCGTTATGCTGCATTATTCATTGAAGGAAGACTATCAAAAAACAGATGATGCGAACAACAAAGGCGTGCCGCCCGAACCGACGAATATGAACATTTCCATGGCGGGTGTGAAAGATCGGCAAAAGGTGAGAACGATAGCAAAATTTATCAATGACGTGGCAATTTCGCCGGATGGAAAAACGATTGTCTTTACAGAATCGGCTGATGATCAGAAGGCGATTTATGCGATGGATGCCGAAACGAAAAAATACAAAGCGATCATTTCAGATCAGCAGGCATTTTCATTGGTCGATTCAGCACAGCCGCAATTCTCGAAAGACGGGAAAAAGCTTTACTTTCTCGCTGAAGCAAAAGATGCGAAGCTGCTTGAAGATGAAACGGGGAGCGAAGCAAGGGTGAGAACGATCTATTCGTATGATATGGATACGAAAAAAGTGAGCAAAGCCTGGGAAAAAACAAACGGGATCATCAACACCTTTACGGTCATTGACGAATAA
- a CDS encoding MarR family transcriptional regulator yields the protein MPIESLNLEAISVATNLYRSAQKLRVKMETEVLSSYQLSWTAFSILYDLWVWGRLETRKLAELSGISTATASNVIKTLEKKNFCVKSADPRDRRHVYAEITPEGKAAIEELYPAFHKGETMLIKGMTKEEQNTLIELLRKVNDNLHKP from the coding sequence ATGCCGATCGAATCCTTGAATCTTGAAGCCATTTCGGTCGCCACCAACCTTTACCGGTCGGCGCAAAAGCTCCGCGTCAAAATGGAGACCGAGGTCCTTTCCTCATATCAATTGTCTTGGACGGCTTTTTCGATTCTTTACGATCTATGGGTATGGGGCAGGCTTGAAACGAGAAAACTCGCCGAACTGTCAGGAATTTCAACAGCCACTGCGAGCAATGTCATTAAAACGCTTGAGAAAAAGAACTTTTGCGTCAAAAGCGCGGATCCGAGAGACCGCAGACACGTTTACGCCGAGATCACACCGGAAGGAAAAGCCGCGATTGAAGAGCTTTATCCGGCGTTCCACAAAGGGGAAACAATGCTGATCAAGGGCATGACAAAAGAGGAGCAGAATACATTGATCGAGCTCCTTCGAAAAGTGAATGACAATCTTCATAAACCATAA
- the pgmB gene encoding beta-phosphoglucomutase, with product MKAVIFDLDGVITDTAEYHYLAWKHTAEQIGIEIDRSFNERLKGINREQSLDKILIHGGAAGKFQEAEKQEIMRRKNQYYQQLIQNLTPHDLLPGISVLFAELKREHISIALASSSRNAPAILQRLGVMDEFQGVVDPAALAHGKPDPEIFLTAAALLGVPPSECAAIEDAEAGIAAIKSAGMFAVGVGDETSLRGADLIVHNTNELTFELLNEGWQRYCCIREGK from the coding sequence ATGAAAGCGGTCATTTTTGACTTGGACGGCGTGATCACGGATACGGCCGAGTATCATTATCTCGCATGGAAACATACTGCAGAACAAATCGGCATTGAGATTGACCGGAGCTTTAATGAACGGCTGAAAGGCATCAACAGAGAGCAGTCGCTTGATAAGATTTTGATTCACGGCGGCGCGGCCGGAAAGTTTCAGGAGGCGGAGAAACAAGAGATCATGCGCCGGAAAAATCAATACTACCAACAGCTGATCCAAAACTTGACTCCGCACGACCTGCTGCCGGGAATCTCCGTGCTTTTTGCCGAATTGAAAAGAGAACATATAAGCATTGCGTTAGCTTCGTCAAGCCGAAACGCGCCTGCTATTTTGCAGCGGCTCGGTGTCATGGACGAATTTCAGGGTGTCGTTGATCCGGCCGCACTTGCTCACGGAAAGCCCGACCCCGAAATCTTTTTGACGGCCGCTGCACTGCTCGGTGTGCCTCCGTCTGAATGTGCAGCAATCGAAGATGCTGAAGCCGGGATCGCCGCGATCAAATCCGCAGGGATGTTCGCGGTGGGAGTCGGTGATGAGACATCGCTGCGCGGAGCCGATTTGATCGTGCACAACACAAACGAGCTGACGTTTGAGCTGCTGAATGAAGGATGGCAGCGCTATTGCTGTATAAGAGAAGGAAAATGA
- a CDS encoding RlpA-like double-psi beta-barrel domain-containing protein: MKKILFSVFVLAGSLLLAFNFAGEASAKTKKVSGYITWYNGVGKIGADGKRLGHWDCATKMGFDVPRKGTKIRAYSKAKPHKVITVYKYDVGRMPGAVLDVSPKAFRALGFPTSKGKVAGHYTYKK; the protein is encoded by the coding sequence ATGAAGAAGATACTTTTTTCTGTTTTTGTTTTGGCAGGCAGCTTGCTATTGGCTTTTAATTTTGCCGGTGAAGCGAGTGCTAAAACGAAAAAAGTCAGCGGCTATATCACTTGGTACAACGGAGTGGGCAAAATCGGCGCTGACGGCAAGAGGCTCGGCCATTGGGACTGCGCCACAAAGATGGGCTTCGATGTTCCGAGAAAAGGCACAAAAATAAGAGCCTATTCAAAAGCAAAACCGCACAAAGTCATTACAGTCTATAAATATGATGTCGGCAGAATGCCGGGCGCTGTTTTGGATGTAAGCCCGAAAGCTTTTAGAGCTTTGGGATTTCCGACAAGCAAAGGAAAGGTAGCCGGACATTATACATATAAAAAATAG
- a CDS encoding DUF4003 domain-containing protein produces MASAKLQQRLDQYKAIYSELKSDLKWKVTDQRTLMMIASMYVVNKRPFDKERFLNLSEAVKQAAGTFSPLRSAHRYTFAAMFDVRFEEPETHIRPFFTLYVKMTGNGFKKSIFTYLSALILLTKYRDEHDHDSKINRALSIYKGMKDKHVFLTSAGDYPLSVLLAGSDMETGELIDYIEAFYQKLNQAGFRKGNDLQFLSHILSLMPEQDSDQLVARSLRIYDELTKKHKRPKPVHYPEIGLLALLENGEKDIDAITIMAGALNSDKLFRWQKDMNLKTAVNLYMSEKTEDPALLDTGLYQTLEAVIQAQQTAAIAIMTSSAAASQANGS; encoded by the coding sequence ATGGCATCTGCTAAACTGCAGCAGCGATTGGATCAATATAAAGCAATTTACTCTGAGTTAAAAAGCGATTTAAAATGGAAAGTCACAGATCAGCGGACATTAATGATGATTGCTTCCATGTATGTCGTCAACAAGCGGCCTTTTGATAAAGAACGGTTTTTAAATCTGAGTGAGGCTGTCAAACAGGCCGCCGGTACATTTTCGCCGTTGAGGTCAGCCCATCGCTACACTTTTGCCGCTATGTTTGACGTACGCTTCGAAGAACCTGAAACGCATATCAGACCTTTTTTCACTCTTTATGTAAAAATGACCGGCAACGGATTCAAAAAAAGTATTTTCACTTATTTGTCCGCTCTTATTCTTTTGACAAAATACCGTGATGAGCATGATCATGACAGCAAAATCAATCGGGCTTTGTCTATTTACAAAGGAATGAAGGACAAGCACGTTTTTTTAACATCTGCCGGCGACTACCCGCTCTCCGTGCTTTTGGCCGGTTCAGATATGGAGACAGGTGAACTGATTGACTATATCGAAGCGTTTTACCAAAAGCTTAACCAGGCGGGTTTTCGCAAAGGGAACGATTTGCAGTTTCTCAGCCACATCCTCTCGCTTATGCCGGAGCAGGATTCAGATCAGCTTGTCGCCCGCTCCCTCCGGATATACGATGAATTGACAAAAAAGCATAAAAGACCAAAGCCTGTCCATTACCCGGAAATCGGACTGCTCGCGCTGCTTGAGAACGGCGAAAAAGACATAGATGCCATCACTATCATGGCAGGCGCATTGAACAGCGATAAACTGTTCAGGTGGCAGAAAGACATGAATCTGAAAACGGCCGTCAACTTGTACATGAGCGAAAAAACGGAAGACCCGGCGCTTTTGGATACAGGGCTTTATCAAACGCTTGAAGCTGTTATTCAAGCACAGCAGACGGCAGCAATCGCCATTATGACAAGCTCTGCTGCAGCGTCTCAGGCAAACGGCTCATAA
- the tyrS gene encoding tyrosine--tRNA ligase translates to MQQQQFDQLTTAEKREVERQLHLYMDGAEEVIPPEELRAKLAKSILTGEPLKIKLGLDPSAPDVHLGHTVVLNKLRQFQENGHIVQLLIGDFTGKIGDPTGKSAARKQLTDEEVRRNAETYFQQFGKVLDQNKVELHYNSKWLKRLTLEDVIELAGKITVARLMERDDFEERIAMQKPISLHEFFYPLMQGYDSVVLDSDIELGGTDQHFNVLMGRHFQEKYGKEKQVVILMPLLEGLDGIEKMSKSKNNYIGIDEDPHEMFGKTMSLPDSLMKKYIHLATDLEAEEKKRLVKDLETGAVHPRDAKMLLGKTIVNMYHGSKAAEAAEQQFKKVFQQNSAPDNITAVHWQGGGTVPVTDLLVTLELLPSKSEARRMIQNGGVKINGAKAESIHADIALEHGMIIQVGKRKFVKLQMHQ, encoded by the coding sequence ATGCAGCAACAACAATTTGATCAACTGACAACTGCCGAAAAGCGGGAAGTCGAAAGGCAGCTTCACTTATATATGGACGGAGCGGAGGAGGTCATTCCCCCGGAGGAACTGCGGGCAAAGCTGGCCAAATCGATTTTGACCGGCGAACCGCTGAAAATTAAGCTCGGCCTCGATCCGTCTGCGCCTGACGTACATTTGGGCCACACCGTCGTCTTGAATAAGCTTCGTCAGTTTCAGGAAAACGGACATATCGTCCAGCTCCTGATCGGCGATTTCACGGGGAAAATCGGTGATCCAACAGGAAAATCCGCCGCCAGGAAACAGCTGACGGACGAAGAGGTCCGCCGCAATGCCGAAACATACTTTCAACAGTTTGGAAAAGTGCTTGATCAGAACAAGGTCGAGCTTCACTACAACTCAAAATGGCTTAAACGATTAACCTTGGAAGACGTCATTGAGCTCGCGGGCAAAATTACCGTCGCCCGTTTAATGGAACGCGATGATTTTGAAGAAAGAATCGCCATGCAAAAGCCGATTTCGCTTCATGAGTTCTTTTACCCGTTGATGCAGGGGTATGATTCAGTCGTTCTGGACAGCGACATCGAACTGGGCGGAACGGATCAGCATTTTAACGTGCTCATGGGCAGACACTTTCAGGAAAAGTACGGAAAAGAAAAACAGGTCGTCATTCTCATGCCGCTGCTTGAAGGGCTTGACGGCATTGAAAAAATGTCTAAATCAAAGAACAATTACATCGGCATCGATGAAGACCCTCATGAAATGTTCGGGAAAACGATGTCTCTGCCGGACAGTTTGATGAAAAAGTATATCCATCTTGCGACCGACTTGGAGGCGGAAGAAAAAAAACGTCTTGTCAAGGATTTGGAAACGGGGGCCGTTCATCCGAGAGACGCGAAGATGCTTCTCGGGAAAACCATTGTCAACATGTATCATGGAAGCAAGGCGGCAGAAGCGGCCGAACAGCAGTTTAAGAAAGTTTTTCAGCAAAACAGCGCGCCGGACAATATAACAGCCGTACACTGGCAAGGTGGCGGAACGGTGCCGGTCACCGATTTATTGGTGACGCTCGAACTCCTTCCTTCCAAAAGTGAAGCCCGCCGCATGATCCAAAACGGCGGCGTTAAAATCAACGGCGCCAAAGCGGAATCGATTCATGCGGACATTGCACTCGAACACGGCATGATCATCCAAGTCGGCAAACGAAAATTTGTCAAATTGCAAATGCACCAATAA
- a CDS encoding glycoside hydrolase family 13 protein, protein MSQWWKEAVVYQIYPRSFYDSNGDGFGDLQGVIQKLDYIKSLGADVIWLCPVFDSPQDDNGYDISDYRSIYEKFGTNDDMFQLIDEVHKRGMKIIMDLVVNHTSDEHAWFAESRKSKDNPYRDYYFWKDPKADGSEPNNWGSIFSGPAWTLDERTGQYYLHYFSKKQPDLNWENEAVRREVYDLMTFWMDRGVDGWRMDVIGSISKFVDFPDYETDDSRPYVVGRYHSNGPRLHEFIQEMNREVLSRYDCMTVGEANGSDVEEAKKYTDPSRHELNMIFTFEHMDIDTKQHSPNGKWQMKPFDPIALKKTMTRWQTALMNVGWNTLYFENHDQPRVISRWGNDRELRKQCAKAFATVLHGMKGTPFIYQGEEIGMTNSEMPLEMYDDLEIKNAYRELVIENKTMTEEDFRKAVAKKGRDHARTPMQWDDGKYAGFTDGEPWLAVNPRYQEINVKESLADEDSIFYYYQKLIGLRKQNKVIVYGDYRLLLEEDPRIFAYIREYRGEKLLVAVNLSEEKALFHASPELLEDRWDVLLSNYARERLNISGSIDMEPYEAFMMISRAKDYTS, encoded by the coding sequence ATGAGCCAATGGTGGAAAGAGGCAGTCGTGTATCAAATTTACCCGCGGAGTTTTTATGATTCCAACGGAGACGGCTTCGGTGATTTGCAGGGGGTGATTCAAAAGCTCGATTACATCAAAAGCCTTGGAGCCGATGTCATATGGCTGTGTCCTGTGTTTGATTCCCCGCAGGATGACAACGGCTACGACATCAGCGACTATAGAAGCATATACGAAAAGTTCGGGACGAACGATGATATGTTTCAATTGATTGATGAAGTGCATAAACGCGGAATGAAAATCATTATGGATCTTGTCGTGAATCACACGTCTGATGAACATGCCTGGTTTGCCGAAAGCCGCAAGTCAAAGGACAATCCTTACCGTGATTATTATTTTTGGAAGGATCCAAAGGCGGACGGTTCAGAGCCGAACAATTGGGGATCGATCTTTTCAGGGCCGGCATGGACGCTCGATGAGCGGACAGGACAGTATTATCTTCACTACTTTTCGAAAAAGCAGCCTGACTTAAACTGGGAGAATGAAGCGGTTCGCCGCGAAGTATACGATTTGATGACATTTTGGATGGACAGAGGCGTGGACGGCTGGCGGATGGACGTGATCGGTTCCATCTCCAAATTCGTCGACTTTCCCGATTATGAAACAGATGACAGCCGTCCATATGTCGTCGGCCGCTATCATTCGAACGGCCCCCGTCTGCACGAATTTATACAAGAGATGAACCGGGAAGTGCTGTCCCGTTACGACTGTATGACGGTCGGCGAAGCAAACGGCTCAGATGTTGAAGAAGCGAAAAAATACACGGATCCAAGCAGACATGAGCTGAACATGATTTTTACATTTGAACATATGGATATTGATACCAAACAGCATTCTCCGAATGGGAAATGGCAGATGAAGCCGTTTGACCCGATCGCTTTAAAAAAGACGATGACGAGGTGGCAGACCGCTTTAATGAATGTCGGCTGGAATACGCTTTATTTCGAAAATCATGATCAGCCGAGGGTCATATCCCGCTGGGGCAATGACCGCGAGCTCCGCAAACAATGCGCCAAAGCATTTGCAACAGTTCTGCACGGCATGAAGGGAACCCCGTTCATTTATCAAGGTGAAGAAATCGGCATGACAAACAGCGAGATGCCGCTCGAAATGTATGATGATCTCGAAATCAAAAACGCATACCGCGAACTTGTCATTGAAAACAAAACGATGACAGAGGAAGACTTTCGAAAAGCCGTGGCGAAAAAAGGGCGGGATCATGCGAGAACGCCGATGCAATGGGATGACGGGAAATACGCGGGCTTTACGGATGGAGAGCCTTGGCTGGCGGTAAATCCCCGCTATCAAGAAATCAATGTGAAAGAGTCGCTTGCCGATGAAGATTCGATTTTCTATTATTATCAGAAGCTCATCGGGCTGCGCAAACAAAATAAAGTCATCGTGTACGGAGACTATCGGCTGCTGCTCGAGGAAGATCCGCGAATCTTTGCGTATATCCGCGAATATCGGGGCGAAAAGCTGTTAGTCGCCGTGAATTTATCAGAAGAAAAGGCGCTGTTTCATGCTTCGCCGGAATTGCTTGAGGACAGATGGGATGTGCTGTTGTCAAACTACGCCCGAGAGCGGCTTAATATAAGCGGCAGTATCGACATGGAGCCTTATGAAGCTTTCATGATGATCAGCCGGGCAAAGGATTACACATCATGA